One window from the genome of Cryptomeria japonica chromosome 6, Sugi_1.0, whole genome shotgun sequence encodes:
- the LOC131036280 gene encoding cytokinin dehydrogenase 3 — MSYWYDLICMGRIRSIFWTVFMGLLSCISAPCKPMQSPASTGPGLDLTRFHRESVVDTPHLSFLDSASAAIDFGGIFHHKPAAIFRPVEAEEIAGFLRAVYMSNKLDHQVDFTVSAKGAGHSIYGQAQARAPNGLVVDMRALRGIQIHNKYADVAAGELWADVLIESLKVGLAPRSWTDYLYLTVGGTLSNAGVSGQTFRHGPQISNVLQLDIVTGTGELLNCSASENEDLFYGAMGGLGQFGIITKARIILEPAPQRVRWVRIFYNDFEQFARDQELIVSMHNGVDYLEGFMILNSEAMHSWSVGFPTAKLPNESFVQGIGSQVHFCIEIAMYFTHHGTAHMDKVVGRVMSRLSFIPSSIFSADVSYFNFLNRVHAEELNLRSSGLWDVPHPWLNMFVPRSKIHQFTSNLTQIIPRHTFKGPILIYPVLRSKWNTNMSAVLPEDNEEIFYVVGMLRSADPHCSSGTSCMDNLLLQNQEIVDISTTMSELNVDNGIAATAKQYLPYYTSESQWKNHFGSKWEMFVQRKARYDPLNVLGPGQRIFKRKTRSTTHTQ, encoded by the exons ATGAGTTATTGGTATGATTTGATTTGCATGGGACGAATCAGGAGCATTTTTTGGACGGTCTTTATGGGCCTGCTGTCGTGTATTTCGGCCCCCTGTAAGCCCATGCAAAGCCCTGCTTCCACTGGACCTGGACTCGACCTTACCAGGTTTCACAGAGAGAGTGTGGTCGACACTCCACATCTTTCCTTCCTCGACTCTGCCTCCGCAGCTATCGATTTTGGTGGGATTTTTCATCACAAACCGGCGGCTATTTTTCGCCCGGTGGAAGCAGAGGAGATAGCCGGTTTTCTGAGGGCTGTGTATATGTCGAACAAACTGGACCATCAGGTTGACTTCACTGTGTCCGCCAAGGGAGCCGGGCATTCCATCTATGGCCAAGCGCAGGCACGGGCACCCAATGGGCTTGTCGTTGATATGCGAGCTCTCAGAGGTATTCAAATCCACAACAAGTACGCAGATGTTGCAGCGGGAGAACTCTGGGCAGACGTGCTGATTGAATCTTTGAAAGTTGGTCTTGCGCCTCGATCCTGGACCGATTATCTCTATCTCACCGTGGGGGGGACGCTTTCCAATGCAGGCGTTAGCGGGCAGACCTTTCGCCACGGCCCTCAAATCAGTAATGTTCTGCAGTTGGACATAGTCACAG GGACTGGAGAGCTGTTGAATTGCTCTGCCAGTGAAAATGAGGATTTGTTCTACGGTGCCATGGGAGGGCTGGGACAGTTCGGCATCATAACCAAAGCTCGGATCATTCTGGAACCCGCTCCTCAAAGA GTGAGATGGGTTCGGATCTTCTATAATGATTTCGAGCAATTCGCTAGAGACCAAGAACTCATTGTGTCCATGCACAACGGTGTAGATTACTTAGAAGGCTTCATGATCCTCAACAGCGAAGCGATGCACAGTTGGTCGGTCGGATTTCCCACAGCAAAGCTGCCGAATGAAAGCTTTGTCCAGGGCATTGGAAGCCAGGTCCACTTTTGCATAGAAATAGCCATGTACTTCACACACCATGGGACTGCACATATGGACAAG GTTGTGGGTCGTGTCATGTCGAGATTGAGTTTCATTCCCTCGTCGATATTCAGTGCGGATGTTTCATACTTCAATTTTCTGAATCGTGTCCATGCCGAAGAGTTGAACCTGCGATCTAGCGGACTGTGGGATGTCCCTCACCCGTGGCTCAACATGTTTGTCCCACGAAGCAAGATTCATCAGTTTACTTCCAATCTTACACAGATCATACCTCGCCACACCTTCAAGGGCCCAATTCTCATATATCCTGTGCTTCGAAGCAA GTGGAATACGAACATGTCTGCAGTATtgccagaggacaatgaagagatATTTTATGTTGTGGGAATGCTTCGTTCAGCGGACCCACATTGCTCTTCGGGGACCTCCTGCATGGACAATCTGCTCTTACAAAACCAAGAAATAGTTGATATATCAACTACCATGTCAGAGCTTAATGTTGACAATGGGATTGCTGCCACTGCCAAGCAGTATTTGCCCTACTATACCAGTGAATCTCAGTGGAAGAATCACTTTGGAAGCAAATGGGAAATGTTTGTACAGAGGAAGGCAAGATACGATCCTCTAAACGTATTGGGTCCTGGACAGAGAATTTTCAAAAGAAAAACCAGAAGTACCACACATACCCAATAA